The nucleotide window TGAAATTCGTGACGACAAAACAGTTTCCGTCTATCAGTTCGTTATCTGCACTGAACACCGATGTCGGGCCAAAGTTATGGCTGCATATTTTGTTTTTTTTTCTTATCGTTGGTGGGTTATGGGTGGCGAAAAAACAACGTTTCGCTATGGCTGTTGCGAAGATTTAAAGGGCTGTCGCGAAGATTTAAAGAGCATTTAAACACGTATCTTGGTTTATTCGGCTATCTGTTTGTTTGAGATTTTTAGCTCGTTGTTTACTATTACTCGTTGTTTAGCATTTTTAGCTCGCTGTTTACCATTTTTAACTCAAAGCTCAACAACCATTCTTTGCGGTTCATACCACCGGTGTAGCCCGTTAATGTGCCATTTGCACCGATGACTCTATGGCAGGGAACAACAATACTAAATGGGTTCTTGCCGTTCGCACCACCGACTGCCCTTACGGCTTTTGGTTTGTCCATTCTCTTTGCTTGCTCACCGTAACTGATGGTTTCGCCATAAGGAATGGTGGTTAAAGCTACCCAAGCTTTAAGTTGAAAGTCAGTCCCTTTTGGCTGCAGTGGCAAATCAAAGCTTGTACGTTTTCCTGCAAAATACTCATCTAACTGTTTCGTCGCCAGTTGGCAAAGGTCATCTGGATTGCTAGTCATTAGCTCTTCATGATTTACATGGTCAATTTCAATCAGCGACACACCATTGCTCACAATGATCATCTTGCCAATCGGTGCGTCATAGAACATTTTGTAAATGGTGTCTTCCATGTCATCTTCCTTCTTTTAGTTTTTTCTGCTCTTAAGCTCTTCGAATCTCGCATCTGCTCTTATATCTTTTCGCATCCCGGTTACCCGAATCTCGCATCTGCTCTTATATCTTTTCGTATCTCGATTACTCGAATCTCGCATCTGCTCTTATATCTTTTCGCATCCCGGTTACCCGAATCTCGCATCTGCTCTTATATCTTTTCGTATCTCGATTACTCGAATCTCGCATCTGCTCTTATATCTTTTCGCATCCCGGTTACCCGAATCTCTCATCTGCTCTTAAATCTTTTCGCATCTCGATACCCGAATCTCGCACCTGCTCTTACGCTCTTATATCTTTTCGCATCTCGGTTACTCGAATCCCGCATCTGCTTTAGCTCTCACACGAAGTGCAAAGCAATACCCTGAAATACCACCCATGATGTTCCCCAAGGCTAAACCGATAAACAACCCTTCGACACCATCAATTTGGCTGCCTATCCACGCAAAGGGCAAGGTAAACACAAACAAACGCATGAAGCTCCATTGAAAGGCTTTGAGTGGTTGATGCATCGCATTCATGCCGCTGATCAGCATCATCACAATGCCTTGGAATCCATAGCTAAAAGGGACGACCAACAAGTAATGCCACAAAATGCCTCGTACGGATTCTTCTTGAGAAAACAGGGCGGCCAAAGGAATGCTTAGCGGCACCATCATTAAGAAAATCAAACCTTGGAACATCACAGCAAAACGCATACTGAGAAACAGTGCCTTAAAGCTGCGTTGAGGGTTGTTTGCGCCAAAGTTCTGCGCCATAAAAGGCGTAAGGGCAGAGGTCAGAGACATCAACACAATAATAAGAATGGATTCAATACGCTGGGCAGCACCATAAGCAGCAACGGCTTCGGTTCCTTGTTTGGCCAACATCATCATTATGATGGCACCCGCTAATGGATTGAGTGCATTGGACAGCGCAGCAGGCGTGCCGATGGTCAGTATTTGATGCCAATCGCTAAGGATGTTTTTGATATTCGGTAAAGCCAGAAGCTTTTCTCGTTTAATCAAGATGTACAGCGAGCAACACAGAGCGCCAAACCAACTGAAACCACTGGCAATTGCAGCACCTTGAATGCCTAATTCAGGAAAGGGGCCGTATCCAAAAATGAGCAAAGGGTCGAGAACGCCGTTGATTAACCCTGCCAGCATCATGATTTTAGCGGGCGTTTTGGTATCGCCACTGGCACGAATGGCACTGTTGCCTGCCATTGGGATCACTAATAGGGGAATGGTGATATACCAGATCAGCATGTACTCGGAGATCAGAGGCAGTAACTCCGCTTCGGCACCCAACAAAGTAAATAGGGGTTCGAGTGAGATAATGCCAACGGCGGAAGCGCAACAGACCAGAAGTAGCGCGAGTAATAATCCATGACAGGTAAACCTTGCTGCGTTTTGCGCGCAGCCTTGACCGAGTAAGCGCCCAATACATGTCGAAAGGCCGATGCCGATCCCCATGGTGATGCAGTTAATCGCAAAGGTGATTGGGAAGGTAAAGCTCACCGCAGCAAGGGCTTGTGTACCCAGTAATGAGATAAAGAAAGTATCGACGAGGTTAAACATCAAGATCGCCACCATACCGAATATGGTCGGTATGGTCATGGTACGTAAAGTCTGTGCTATCGGGGCCGTAAGAAGCCCATGCTTATCTTGCATGTAAAACGCCGATTGAACTAGAATATGGATAGGATACAGTGAATTGTGAGTAGTCTGAAGATCGCTTTCATAAAGTTTACAAATCACACAATACTAACAGCATACGGTGTGATAGCATTCTGCCGTTATTAATTCAGATGTTTTGAGAGATTTATAGTGAAGCAGCAGAGTCAACCGCAATCGAACTCCCCAGAAAATCCACTAGCATATAATTCAAATGATGTAATTGACCTTAGAGAGCTTTTTAAGGCGATGTGGGACGGTAAATTAATCATCATATTGGTGACGGCTTTGTTTGCTATCAGTAGTATTGGCTTTGCCTTATCATCTCAGGAGTGGTGGTCCTCTAAAGCTAAGATAGTGCAAGCACAACCTCAAGACATCGCTGCATACCAACAGCAAGTAAAACAGTTTCAACCAGTTTTTAATATTTACCAAGATGATGGTACTGTTTTGGTAAGCCGAGAACTAGATATGTTGGTTAATTCGGAAGTTTTATTTAAACGCTTCGTTAATACTTTGAACTCAACTAACAACAAGCGTGCTTTTTTGGAGAATAGTTCTGAGTTTGAAGACTTTAGAAAGACAATGTCTTCAAATGAAATAGAGATGACTGAAGATGCCACTAGAGCTCTTCATGCTCAGTGGTTTGGTAGAATATCAACATCTAGTGTTGATATAAATGATCGAAATTCCCCTTATTTAGTTAGTTTTCAAACTATGACGAAAGAAAGTAGTTTTGATTTACTGACATCTTATATAGATAAAACTGTAGCTAAAGTTCATGAAGATGCTTTTAACAACTTACAAGCCATTGTTCATGGAAAACGCAATGAACTAATTCAGCAGCAACGAATTCTCGAAAGTCAGGCCAAAAATCAGTTATTGGTTGAAAGTGAGAGAACCAAGTATGCAATGGGTATAGCTCAAGCCGCAGGGGTAGAAAAACCTATCCAAACAGGTAATGACAATGAATTGTTTGGTATAGATTTAGGTTCCAAAGGTTTAGCTGCAAAAGTTCAAGCTTTGGAATCGGTAAAGAATCTGAGTGTCATAGAGCCTCGCCTTCAACAAATAAATGCGAAGTTAGATATGTTGAATAATCTTGAAATAGACCGAAGTGTTGAATTTCAAACTTTTCGATTTTTGGAAAATGTTGAACAGCCAATTGCTCGAGACAAGCCAAACCGTGCTCTAATCGTTATGCTTGGTACTTTGTTTGGTGGCATTTTGAGCGTTGCAATTGTGTTATTACGCTTTGCGTTTAGAAAAAGAGATTAACCTCCTTCAATGGTCAGTGGATTCCCACTGGCCACTTTTTTCTGCACAGCCTGTGATTTGAAATTTCAGACACTTCGCCCCTTAGTTCTGGAATGGCAAGACTCGAAAAGTAAAGACGAAATTCTCTGTCTACTTTTAGTCTTGTCGATTTTCTGCTCTTAAGCTCTTCGAATCTCGTTTACTCGCATCCCGCATCTGCTCTTATCTGCTTTTCAGATCACAATTTTTATCTTTTCCCCCTTGGGTTCTTCCACATCGCCCCAACATATTGGGTAACCCCATGCCAATCGTGGCAACTATCAAATTAAATGGAAATTATCAGGAGATCCGACCGATGAATATCCGTCCTCTACACGACCGAGTTATCGTTGAGCGCCAAGAAGTTGAATCTAAATCTGCTGGTGGCATCGTTCTAACTGGTTCTGCCGCTGAAAAATCAACGCGCGGTACTATTCTAGCTGTTGGCAAAGGCCGCATTTTAGAAAATGGTTCAGTACAACCATTGGACGTTAAAGTTGGCGATACTGTTATCTTTTCTGAAGGCTACGGCACTAAAACTGAAAAGATCGACGGCAAAGAAGTTCTGATCATGTCTGAAAACGACATCATGGCGATCGTTGAGTAATCCGCGCCACACATTGAACTGATTTAATAAAGAATTTTAAAGGAAATTAAGATGGCTGCTAAAGACGTTAAATTTGGTAACGACGCACGTATTAAAATGCTAGAAGGTGTAAACGTTCTGGCTGACGCCGTAAAAGTAACGCTAGGTCCTAAAGGCCGTAACGTTGTTCTAGACAAATCATTTGGCGCACCAACGATCACTAAAGATGGTGTTTCAGTTGCACGTGAAATTGAACTTGAAGACAAGTTCCAAAACATGGGCGCACAAATGGTTAAAGAAGTGGCTTCGCAAGCGAATGACGC belongs to Vibrio splendidus and includes:
- a CDS encoding methylated-DNA--[protein]-cysteine S-methyltransferase, whose translation is MEDTIYKMFYDAPIGKMIIVSNGVSLIEIDHVNHEELMTSNPDDLCQLATKQLDEYFAGKRTSFDLPLQPKGTDFQLKAWVALTTIPYGETISYGEQAKRMDKPKAVRAVGGANGKNPFSIVVPCHRVIGANGTLTGYTGGMNRKEWLLSFELKMVNSELKMLNNE
- a CDS encoding MATE family efflux transporter, with the translated sequence MQDKHGLLTAPIAQTLRTMTIPTIFGMVAILMFNLVDTFFISLLGTQALAAVSFTFPITFAINCITMGIGIGLSTCIGRLLGQGCAQNAARFTCHGLLLALLLVCCASAVGIISLEPLFTLLGAEAELLPLISEYMLIWYITIPLLVIPMAGNSAIRASGDTKTPAKIMMLAGLINGVLDPLLIFGYGPFPELGIQGAAIASGFSWFGALCCSLYILIKREKLLALPNIKNILSDWHQILTIGTPAALSNALNPLAGAIIMMMLAKQGTEAVAAYGAAQRIESILIIVLMSLTSALTPFMAQNFGANNPQRSFKALFLSMRFAVMFQGLIFLMMVPLSIPLAALFSQEESVRGILWHYLLVVPFSYGFQGIVMMLISGMNAMHQPLKAFQWSFMRLFVFTLPFAWIGSQIDGVEGLFIGLALGNIMGGISGYCFALRVRAKADAGFE
- a CDS encoding LPS O-antigen chain length determinant protein WzzB, whose product is MKQQSQPQSNSPENPLAYNSNDVIDLRELFKAMWDGKLIIILVTALFAISSIGFALSSQEWWSSKAKIVQAQPQDIAAYQQQVKQFQPVFNIYQDDGTVLVSRELDMLVNSEVLFKRFVNTLNSTNNKRAFLENSSEFEDFRKTMSSNEIEMTEDATRALHAQWFGRISTSSVDINDRNSPYLVSFQTMTKESSFDLLTSYIDKTVAKVHEDAFNNLQAIVHGKRNELIQQQRILESQAKNQLLVESERTKYAMGIAQAAGVEKPIQTGNDNELFGIDLGSKGLAAKVQALESVKNLSVIEPRLQQINAKLDMLNNLEIDRSVEFQTFRFLENVEQPIARDKPNRALIVMLGTLFGGILSVAIVLLRFAFRKRD
- a CDS encoding co-chaperone GroES, with product MNIRPLHDRVIVERQEVESKSAGGIVLTGSAAEKSTRGTILAVGKGRILENGSVQPLDVKVGDTVIFSEGYGTKTEKIDGKEVLIMSENDIMAIVE